In one window of Prevotella fusca JCM 17724 DNA:
- the nusA gene encoding transcription termination factor NusA: protein MAARKVEEERPNMIETFKEFKDTKSIDRTTLVSVLEESFRNVLAKIFGSDENFDVIVNPDKGDFEIHRNRVVVADGEVEDENKQISLTDARKIESDYEVGEDVSEEVDFNKFGRRAILNLRQTLASKILELEHDSLYNKYKDRVGQIISGEVYQTWKREVLLVDDENNELILPKGEQIPRDQYRKGETVRAVIHRVDNENNNPKIILSRTAPEFLERLLEAEVPEINDGLIAIRKIARMPGERAKIAVESFDERIDPVGACVGVRGSRVHGIVRELCNENLDVINWTANTKLFIQRALAPAKVSSLTVDEENKKAEVYLQPEEVSLAIGRGGMNIKLASMLTGYTIDVFRELDDQSAEEDIYLDEFSDEIDQWVIDAIKGIGLDTARQVLNAPREMLIEKADLEEETVDSVLNVLKSEFEQ from the coding sequence ATGGCAGCAAGAAAAGTAGAAGAAGAACGTCCGAATATGATCGAGACCTTCAAGGAGTTTAAAGACACCAAGAGCATCGATCGTACCACATTGGTGAGCGTTTTGGAGGAGAGCTTCCGCAATGTACTCGCTAAGATTTTCGGTAGTGACGAAAACTTCGACGTGATTGTGAACCCTGACAAGGGCGACTTCGAGATTCACCGTAACCGTGTGGTTGTGGCTGATGGCGAGGTTGAGGATGAGAACAAGCAAATCAGCCTTACAGATGCACGTAAGATAGAGTCTGACTATGAGGTAGGCGAGGATGTGAGTGAGGAGGTGGACTTCAATAAGTTCGGTCGTCGTGCTATCCTTAACCTTCGTCAGACTTTGGCTTCCAAAATTCTTGAACTGGAGCATGACTCGCTGTATAATAAGTATAAGGACCGTGTCGGTCAGATTATCTCTGGTGAGGTTTACCAGACATGGAAGCGCGAGGTCCTGCTTGTTGACGATGAGAACAACGAGCTGATTCTGCCTAAGGGCGAGCAGATTCCACGTGACCAGTATCGTAAGGGCGAGACTGTTCGTGCGGTGATTCATCGTGTTGACAACGAGAACAATAATCCAAAGATTATCCTTTCACGTACAGCTCCTGAGTTCCTTGAGCGTCTGCTTGAGGCTGAGGTGCCTGAAATCAACGACGGTCTGATAGCTATCCGCAAGATTGCCCGTATGCCGGGTGAGCGTGCGAAGATTGCAGTCGAGAGCTTCGACGAGCGTATTGACCCTGTCGGTGCCTGCGTCGGTGTGCGTGGCAGCCGTGTTCACGGTATTGTCCGTGAGCTTTGCAACGAGAACCTCGACGTTATCAACTGGACTGCAAATACCAAGCTGTTTATCCAGCGTGCGCTGGCTCCTGCAAAGGTGAGCAGTCTGACGGTTGATGAGGAGAACAAGAAGGCTGAGGTTTATCTGCAGCCGGAGGAGGTAAGTCTTGCTATCGGTCGTGGCGGTATGAACATCAAGCTGGCAAGTATGCTGACAGGTTATACCATCGACGTCTTCCGTGAGCTTGACGACCAGAGCGCAGAGGAGGATATCTACCTGGATGAGTTCTCTGACGAAATCGACCAGTGGGTTATTGATGCCATCAAGGGCATCGGGCTCGATACGGCACGCCAGGTGCTCAACGCTCCACGTGAGATGCTGATTGAGAAGGCTGACCTGGAGGAAGAGACCGTTGACAGCGTGTTGAACGTATTGAAATCAGAGTTTGAACAGTAA
- the rimP gene encoding ribosome assembly cofactor RimP, whose translation MIDKNVVKSLVDEWLEGKEYFLVDIQISSDDRIVVEIDHADGVWIEDCVELSKYIEDRLSRDEEDYELEVGSAGLGQPFKVPQQYQNFIGKEVEVLGKDGKKVKGVLKSVDGNDFVVAVNEKVQVEGKKRPVKMDVDHAYKMDEVKYTKYIISFK comes from the coding sequence ATGATAGATAAAAACGTTGTAAAAAGTCTCGTTGACGAGTGGCTGGAAGGTAAGGAGTACTTCCTGGTTGACATTCAAATCAGTTCCGACGACAGGATTGTCGTTGAGATTGACCATGCCGATGGCGTGTGGATTGAGGATTGCGTGGAATTGAGCAAATATATCGAGGACCGCCTTTCCCGTGATGAGGAAGACTATGAACTTGAGGTAGGCTCCGCAGGTCTGGGTCAGCCGTTCAAGGTTCCGCAGCAGTATCAGAACTTCATCGGAAAGGAAGTTGAGGTGCTCGGTAAGGACGGAAAGAAAGTCAAAGGCGTATTGAAGAGCGTTGACGGCAACGACTTCGTTGTGGCAGTCAATGAGAAGGTACAAGTGGAAGGGAAGAAACGTCCTGTCAAGATGGACGTTGACCATGCGTACAAGATGGATGAGGTAAAATATACAAAATACATAATAAGTTTCAAGTAA